The nucleotide window CCTCTGCCGTACGTCACGTTCACGCGCTCATGGCAACGTTTAATGAGCGAACCTGTCAGATGAGGAACCGAGTGCGTCAATCGCGCACGCTCGGATCTGTGGGGGGAGGGGCTCGGTGACGACCCCTCCTACCCGGCCGTCCGTTGCTCTCGCAGCTAGAGGGTTTCTCCGAACGGAAGATGTTCGGCGGCGTCTGCTTCATGATCAACGGCAACATGTGCGTGGGAACGTGGAAGGACTCGCTGATCGTGCGGTTGGACAAGAAGAAGCACGACGAGACGTTGGTTGAACCCCATACCAAGCCCGCCAACATCACCGGCCGGGTGATGTTGGGATGGGCCGTCGTGGAGCCCGCGGGCATCGAGTCGGACAACGATTTGAAAACGTGGCTCCACCGGGCCGCGGAATTTGTCCGCTCCCTTCCGGCCAAGTGACTATTCGTCCTGCCGCCTGGCGCCGTACACGCCCACCAGTCCCTGCCAGTGTTCGAACACGCCCGCGACCTCTTCGTGGTTCGGCCCGTAGAACACGCCCCTGAGGAAGTCGTTCTCGGCGAACCGACGTTCGAAAGCGCCGCGCGAGACCGGGAGGTCGTCATAGACGAAGTCGAGGTACCTCGTGCCGGTGGAGGCGTTCTCCAGGCCGCTGAGACGCACGTCCAGAAGAGTCTTCTC belongs to Deltaproteobacteria bacterium and includes:
- a CDS encoding TfoX/Sxy family protein yields the protein MLSQLEGFSERKMFGGVCFMINGNMCVGTWKDSLIVRLDKKKHDETLVEPHTKPANITGRVMLGWAVVEPAGIESDNDLKTWLHRAAEFVRSLPAK